From Saccharothrix espanaensis DSM 44229, the proteins below share one genomic window:
- a CDS encoding isochorismatase family cysteine hydrolase: MLHDWRIEPREYARQESRRGSRHAYRELTARRTALVVIDMVPFFVEANPYCRGVVPNIARLAGGVRAAGGVVAWVLPAAVGPSDWAVGFYGPAVAAVFAAAGGTGRPEDRLWPELPVRDEDLVVEKTAPSAFFPGHCPLPDRLRALDVDTVLITGTVTNVCCESSARDASTLGLRVVMVADANAARRDQDHNATLHTVYRSFGDVRPTSEVLDLITG; the protein is encoded by the coding sequence GTGCTGCACGACTGGCGGATCGAGCCGCGCGAGTACGCCCGTCAGGAGAGCCGGCGCGGCAGCCGGCACGCCTACCGCGAGCTGACCGCCCGGCGCACCGCCCTGGTCGTGATCGACATGGTGCCGTTCTTCGTGGAGGCCAACCCGTACTGCCGGGGCGTGGTGCCCAACATCGCCCGGCTCGCGGGCGGGGTGCGCGCGGCGGGCGGGGTGGTGGCCTGGGTGCTCCCGGCGGCGGTCGGGCCGTCGGACTGGGCGGTCGGGTTCTACGGCCCCGCGGTGGCGGCGGTGTTCGCGGCGGCGGGTGGAACCGGGCGTCCCGAGGACCGGTTGTGGCCCGAACTGCCCGTGCGGGACGAAGACCTGGTCGTGGAGAAGACCGCACCGAGCGCGTTCTTCCCCGGCCACTGCCCGTTGCCGGACCGGTTGCGCGCGCTGGACGTGGACACGGTCCTGATCACCGGGACGGTGACGAACGTGTGCTGCGAGTCGTCGGCGCGGGATGCGAGCACGTTGGGGCTGCGGGTGGTGATGGTCGCCGACGCCAACGCGGCCCGCCGCGACCAGGACCACAACGCCACTCTGCACACCGTGTACCGGTCGTTCGGCGACGTGCGGCCGACGTCCGAGGTGCTCGACCTCATCACGGGCTGA
- a CDS encoding outer membrane protein assembly factor BamB family protein → MLRFLVVVGAGCAVVALFLPLPYGRPEAIDYPLIVPVGVVVAAAVGALRGWKVLSVVAAVMVLVAVSAAVVMDVKSGLPGVDLPVLALGALAVAVGGVAAGPGVPWCGQVVGVVAGVVVAGAAVVAPGVADAAAVRSVVGAAQSPADPVQRPGGRRWDWRPSSPVTELVAAGRGVAVAMANGVIVGLDGTSGAEVWRYERRGNTIGGLVGSADGRTVLATFQRDHRAPKRLLVVLDAVTGAVRSERVVGTLSTDNLKAGTTVYLVDGSSTITAHDLVTGEPRWRWTGVDGCGGPEADVAGVGRDRVSLTLNCGDRLAVVGLDEATGEERWRTEVPLVAERGSVRRRVEAEATTDGSVVAVRMVGEKLPADAITNGLVDAATGRVVRLAGPATSVVVTAGPVPLIRDRDSARVTNVWSVDPATGATTALDAGICETHRAEATTAATYLRICYGRDTGLTVVTQDLTGGPPSVIPLERFGPAGGIDSRIVVGPGAVVMTGSSSWTDPSPVVGFAN, encoded by the coding sequence GTGCTGCGCTTCCTGGTGGTCGTCGGTGCGGGGTGCGCGGTCGTCGCGCTGTTCCTGCCTCTGCCCTACGGCCGGCCGGAGGCGATCGACTACCCGCTGATCGTGCCGGTGGGTGTGGTCGTCGCGGCGGCGGTCGGTGCGTTGCGCGGGTGGAAGGTCTTGTCCGTCGTCGCGGCGGTGATGGTGCTGGTCGCGGTGTCGGCGGCCGTCGTGATGGACGTGAAGAGTGGTCTGCCTGGGGTCGACCTGCCGGTTCTGGCGTTGGGTGCGCTGGCGGTCGCGGTCGGCGGGGTGGCGGCAGGGCCCGGGGTGCCGTGGTGCGGGCAAGTGGTCGGCGTAGTCGCGGGCGTGGTCGTGGCGGGTGCGGCGGTGGTCGCGCCGGGCGTGGCCGACGCGGCGGCGGTGCGGTCCGTGGTCGGTGCGGCGCAGTCGCCGGCGGACCCGGTCCAGCGGCCCGGTGGGCGGCGGTGGGACTGGAGACCGTCCTCGCCGGTCACCGAACTCGTCGCGGCCGGGCGCGGGGTCGCCGTGGCCATGGCGAACGGCGTGATCGTCGGCCTGGACGGGACGAGCGGAGCCGAGGTGTGGCGCTACGAGCGGCGCGGCAACACGATCGGCGGGCTGGTTGGGTCGGCGGACGGGCGCACGGTGCTGGCGACGTTCCAACGCGACCACCGCGCCCCGAAGCGGCTGCTCGTGGTGCTCGACGCGGTGACCGGAGCGGTCCGGTCCGAGCGGGTGGTCGGCACGCTCAGCACCGACAACCTGAAGGCCGGCACGACCGTCTACCTGGTCGACGGCAGTTCCACGATCACCGCCCACGACCTGGTGACCGGCGAGCCGCGCTGGCGGTGGACCGGGGTGGACGGCTGCGGCGGGCCGGAGGCGGACGTCGCCGGTGTCGGCCGCGACCGGGTGTCGCTCACGCTCAACTGCGGCGACCGGTTGGCCGTGGTGGGCCTGGACGAGGCCACCGGCGAGGAGCGCTGGCGCACCGAGGTGCCGCTGGTCGCCGAGCGCGGCTCGGTGCGGCGCAGGGTCGAAGCCGAGGCGACCACGGACGGTTCGGTCGTCGCCGTGCGGATGGTCGGCGAGAAGCTGCCGGCCGACGCCATCACCAACGGCCTGGTGGACGCCGCGACCGGCCGGGTGGTGCGGCTGGCCGGCCCGGCGACGTCGGTCGTCGTGACCGCCGGCCCGGTGCCGCTGATCAGGGACCGGGATTCGGCCCGGGTGACGAACGTGTGGTCGGTGGACCCGGCCACCGGCGCGACCACCGCGCTGGACGCCGGGATCTGCGAGACCCACCGCGCCGAGGCCACGACCGCCGCCACCTACCTGCGGATCTGCTACGGCCGCGATACGGGGCTGACCGTGGTCACCCAGGACCTCACGGGCGGCCCACCGTCGGTGATCCCGCTGGAGCGCTTCGGCCCGGCCGGCGGGATCGACTCGCGGATCGTCGTCGGACCGGGCGCGGTGGTGATGACCGGGTCGTCGTCGTGGACCGACCCGTCGCCGGTCGTCGGGTTCGCGAACTGA
- the ptsP gene encoding phosphoenolpyruvate--protein phosphotransferase, which produces MSSARLSGVGVSSGRASGPVVRVAEALGEPPSTPAPDDLAAEAARLRPAADLVAERLFARAAQVTGDAKAVLETTAAMAADPALLSQAEKLVADKSLPAARAVHQAAAGFITALEAAGGYMAERARDVQDVRDRLVAELLGVPAPGVPELTSPSVLVARDLAPADTAGLDPAKVLALVTEEGGPTSHTAILARSLGIPAVVACRGVLALDAAALSVDGDTGAVQESDGTVLAANTGEKVEWNGVGVLRDGLRVKVLGNVGSPGDAEAAAAGGAEGVGLFRTEFCFLSSTAEPTVEEQRKAYAAVLAPFAGKPVVVRTLDAGADKPLAFLEPDPEPNPALGVRGLRVAFDRPEVLDRQLEAIALAAADSGADVSVMAPMVATAAEAAWFVERARKAGIERAGVMIEIPAAVLAAREILAAVDFVSLGTNDLAQYLFAADRQVGAVAALNDPWQPALLRLIRLVGEAGTELGKPVGVCGEAAADPLLACVLIGLGVTSLSMNHTALAGVGAKLAGTSYDLCQLAARGALAAADPATAKLAARAPH; this is translated from the coding sequence ATGTCGAGCGCGCGGCTGAGCGGTGTCGGTGTCAGTTCCGGTCGGGCTTCCGGGCCCGTGGTGCGAGTGGCCGAGGCGCTGGGCGAGCCACCGTCCACACCGGCCCCCGACGACCTGGCGGCGGAGGCCGCGCGCCTCCGCCCGGCCGCCGACCTGGTCGCCGAACGGCTCTTCGCCCGCGCCGCCCAGGTGACCGGCGACGCCAAGGCCGTGCTGGAGACCACCGCCGCGATGGCCGCCGACCCCGCACTGCTCTCCCAGGCGGAGAAGCTCGTCGCCGACAAGTCGCTGCCCGCCGCACGCGCGGTGCACCAGGCCGCGGCCGGCTTCATCACCGCGCTGGAAGCCGCCGGCGGGTACATGGCCGAACGCGCCCGCGACGTGCAGGACGTCCGTGACCGACTGGTCGCCGAACTGCTCGGCGTGCCCGCGCCCGGTGTGCCGGAGCTGACCTCCCCGAGCGTCCTGGTCGCCCGCGACCTCGCACCCGCCGACACCGCCGGCCTCGACCCGGCCAAGGTGCTGGCCCTGGTCACCGAGGAGGGCGGCCCCACCTCGCACACCGCGATCCTGGCCCGCTCGCTCGGCATCCCGGCCGTCGTGGCCTGCCGCGGCGTCCTCGCGCTGGACGCCGCCGCGCTCTCCGTCGACGGCGACACGGGCGCCGTGCAGGAGTCCGACGGCACCGTCCTCGCCGCCAACACCGGTGAGAAGGTCGAGTGGAACGGCGTCGGCGTGCTGCGCGACGGCCTGCGGGTGAAGGTCCTGGGCAACGTCGGCTCGCCCGGCGACGCCGAAGCCGCCGCGGCCGGCGGCGCGGAGGGGGTCGGACTCTTCCGCACCGAGTTCTGCTTCCTCTCCTCGACCGCCGAACCGACCGTCGAGGAGCAGCGCAAGGCCTACGCGGCCGTGCTCGCGCCGTTCGCCGGCAAGCCCGTCGTGGTGCGCACGCTGGACGCGGGCGCGGACAAGCCGCTGGCGTTCCTGGAGCCCGACCCCGAGCCCAACCCGGCGCTGGGCGTGCGTGGGCTGCGGGTCGCCTTCGACCGACCCGAGGTGCTGGACCGGCAGCTGGAGGCCATCGCCCTCGCCGCCGCCGACAGCGGCGCGGACGTCTCGGTGATGGCCCCGATGGTCGCGACCGCCGCCGAGGCCGCCTGGTTCGTCGAGCGCGCCCGCAAGGCCGGCATCGAGCGGGCCGGGGTGATGATCGAGATCCCGGCGGCGGTCCTGGCCGCCCGGGAGATCCTGGCGGCTGTGGACTTCGTGTCGCTGGGCACGAACGACCTCGCCCAGTACCTGTTCGCCGCCGACCGCCAGGTGGGTGCGGTGGCCGCGCTCAACGACCCGTGGCAGCCCGCGCTGCTCCGGTTGATCAGGCTCGTCGGCGAGGCCGGCACGGAGCTCGGCAAGCCGGTCGGCGTGTGCGGCGAGGCGGCGGCCGACCCGCTGCTCGCCTGCGTGCTGATCGGGCTGGGGGTGACCAGCCTGTCGATGAACCACACGGCGCTGGCCGGGGTCGGCGCGAAACTGGCCGGCACCAGCTACGACCTCTGCCAGCTCGCGGCCCGGGGCGCGCTCGCGGCGGCGGACCCGGCCACCGCGAAGCTCGCGGCCCGCGCTCCGCACTGA